In Blastopirellula marina, the following proteins share a genomic window:
- a CDS encoding protein-L-isoaspartate(D-aspartate) O-methyltransferase: MNRWTIWSAATLVSLTFISATEARDPYEAARNELVETAIVANGVKDPRVIASIRNTPRHEFVAANQRQQAYFDMALPIGEDQTISSPFIVAYMTESLNPKPSDKVLEIGTGSGYQAAVLSPLVKEVFSIEIKEPLGRKAARTLKRLNYANIHTKVGDGYLGWPQYAPFDKIIVTCSPENVPKPLVDQLKEGGLMVIPVGERYQQTLVLFTKKDGKLEAQPLRPTLFVPMTGEAEARRQVKPDPANPHLENGDFEQKLAENGSVPGWYYQRQLELVEDSSSPSGNQCLKLHNEDPGRISLVLQGLALDGRQVQRLKLSGWVKTEGMGLGPERTLAPMIVITFYDEQRRDLGKAALGPFIGSLDWHEASKVVNVPPATREALFRVTNFGAVGSMYVDNLSVEAAR, encoded by the coding sequence CCCTACGAAGCGGCTCGCAACGAGCTGGTAGAAACAGCGATCGTTGCTAACGGTGTGAAAGACCCCCGCGTTATCGCTTCGATTCGCAACACGCCACGCCACGAGTTCGTCGCCGCCAACCAGCGACAACAAGCCTACTTCGATATGGCATTGCCGATCGGCGAAGACCAGACGATCTCGTCCCCATTTATTGTCGCTTACATGACCGAATCGCTGAATCCTAAGCCTTCCGATAAGGTGCTCGAGATCGGCACCGGCAGCGGCTATCAGGCCGCGGTGCTTAGTCCGCTGGTGAAGGAAGTCTTCAGCATCGAAATCAAAGAACCCCTCGGGCGTAAGGCGGCACGCACGCTCAAGCGACTCAACTACGCCAACATCCATACGAAAGTTGGCGACGGTTACCTCGGCTGGCCGCAGTACGCACCGTTCGACAAAATCATCGTGACCTGTTCGCCGGAGAACGTTCCCAAGCCACTGGTCGATCAGCTTAAAGAAGGGGGCCTGATGGTGATTCCCGTGGGAGAACGTTACCAGCAAACGCTCGTTCTGTTCACTAAGAAAGATGGCAAACTCGAAGCACAACCATTGCGTCCCACGCTGTTCGTCCCGATGACAGGCGAAGCGGAAGCACGGCGTCAGGTGAAGCCCGACCCGGCGAACCCACACCTGGAAAATGGGGACTTTGAACAAAAGCTGGCTGAAAACGGCTCGGTCCCTGGGTGGTACTACCAGCGTCAGCTGGAACTTGTGGAAGACTCGAGTTCCCCCAGTGGCAACCAGTGCCTGAAGCTTCACAACGAAGATCCAGGTCGCATTTCCTTGGTGCTGCAGGGGCTCGCCCTTGATGGGCGGCAAGTCCAGCGTCTGAAGCTTAGCGGGTGGGTGAAAACCGAGGGGATGGGACTGGGGCCCGAACGAACGCTCGCACCCATGATTGTGATCACTTTTTACGACGAACAACGCCGCGACCTGGGAAAAGCTGCATTGGGGCCTTTTATCGGATCGCTCGACTGGCACGAAGCGAGCAAAGTTGTCAACGTCCCGCCGGCGACGCGTGAAGCGTTGTTTCGTGTGACCAACTTCGGGGCTGTGGGCTCAATGTACGTCGACAACCTCTCCGTCGAAGCGGCTCGTTAA